A window of Enoplosus armatus isolate fEnoArm2 chromosome 3, fEnoArm2.hap1, whole genome shotgun sequence contains these coding sequences:
- the glrx gene encoding glutaredoxin-1 has translation MAQQFVQSKIKGDKVVLFIKPTCSFCITAKDVLAKYKFKPGHLEYIDISGRSDMGSMQDYFLELTGERTVPRVFIGEECVGGGSDVAALHKNGKLEGMLQSIGALQ, from the exons ATGGCGCAGCAGTTCGTGCAGAGCAAAATCAAAGGAGACAAAGTGGTGCTGTTCATTAAGCCCACGTGCTCGTTCTGCATTACGGCCAAAGACGTTTTGGCTAAATACAAGTTCAAACCGGGACATTTGGAGTACATTGATATAAGTGGACGCAGCGACATGGGCAGCATGCAGGACTACTTCCTGGAACTTACCGGAGAACGCACG GTCCCACGGGTGTTCATTGGCGAGGAGTGTGTCGGAGGCGGCAGCGATGTGGCAGCGCTGCATAAGAACGGTAAACTGGAGGGCATGCTGCAGTCCATTGGAGCCCTGCAGTGA
- the rhobtb3 gene encoding rho-related BTB domain-containing protein 3, whose protein sequence is MGQGQLQGGLLWSYLGHGALVGPCDLESSLHNPAFMEYTSRVFGDVTVVVRDCPSWDLLDSDWASVRKVLEQADILVIKYSVTDKLAFQQVRNGYAPRLRPLLRHWGVPVILVAVGARLNDEGPPCTCPLCASDWSSCVPHSEGLQLSRDLGATYLELPSLNHVFVGRYFGSVLEYFMIQCLKHKAKERPEKRRGNKVNELRPPHLEQPARLPPIRVEESSFSQDMQWLLERGVQFADVAFYAGDSGKELGWAHAAVLCAVSPYFRQLLLGPKTRERDGGPHSLLSTWDGGIIDDMPRSEGHLTGRLSRLVVKDPLLCMCLWETLMFIYRGAWEWDHLQEALEEKLKNSLAVAQLMERIRSLIGRDRGPRDTPSARAAQLGPQTLVNLFNSPLYSDVIFMVQGSVLPAHRAVLVARCDVMAAMFSGKYAEARSRVVPIHGVSSDTFLSFLEYLYTDSCCPASVLQAMAVLVCAEMYQVKRLQHLCEVCVCAYLQSMPSRELSSTGISVIRLLRRAKCHNAEQLYVWLLHFIANNYLIFSHKPDFLELSEEEREQVERLRWPSRGYLQELSEYQQRRRKLRKSRCIVM, encoded by the exons GACTTGTTGGACAGCGATTGGGCCAGCGTGCGTAAAGTTCTGGAGCAGGCGGACATCCTGGTCATTAAATATTCAGTCACTGACAAGCTGGCCTTCCAGCAGGTCAGGAACGGCTACGCCCCAAGACTCCGCCCGCTCCTGAGGCACTGGGGTGTGCCTGTCATCCTGGTGGCTGTTGGAGCGCGGCTGAACG ATGAAGGCCCTCCGTGTACGTGCCCGCTGTGTGCGTCTGACTGGAGCAGCTGTGTGCCTCACAGCGAAGGTCTGCAGCTGTCCCGGGACCTGGGGGCCACCTACCTGGAGTTGCCCTCTCTCAACCACGTCTTTGTGGGTCGCTACTTCGGCAGCGTG CTGGAGTACTTCATGATTCAGTGTCTGAAACACAAAGCCAAAGAAAGGCCAGAGAAGAGGCGAGGAAATAAAGTGAACGAGCTTCGTCCCCCTCATTTAGAGCAACCAG CACGTCTTCCTCCTATTCGAGTAGAGGAGTCCAGCTTCTCCCAGGACATGCAGTGGTTGTTGGAGCGTGGTGTGCAGTTTGCCGATGTGGCTTTCTACGCCGGGGACTCTGGGAAAGAGCTGGGGTGGGCGCACGCGGCTGTGCTGTGTGCTGTCAGCCCGTACTTCAGACAGCTGCTCCTGGGGCCCAAGACCAG AGAGCGGGATGGAGGCCCCCATTCGCTGCTGTCCACCTGGGATGGGGGGATTATCGATGACATGCCGCGATCAGAAGGGCACCTGACAGGGCGCCTCTCTCGTCTGGTGGTAAAGGACCCCCTcctgtgtatgtgcttgtggGAGACGCTCATGTTCATTTACAGAG gagcGTGGGAGTGGGACCACCTCCAGGAGGCcctggaggagaagctgaagaaTTCGCTAGCTGTGGCTCAGCTTATGGAGCGCATACGATCCCTCATCGGCAGAGACAGG GGCCCCAGGGACACCCCGAGTGCGCGGGCGGCTCAGCTCGGCCCCCAGACTCTTGTCAACCTCTTCAACTCTCCTCTTTACTCTGATGTCATCTTCATGGTGCAAG GGAGTGTATTGCCAGCCCACCGGGCAGTGCTGGTGGCACGCTGCGACGTCATGGCGGCCATGTTCAGTGGGAAGTATGCAGAGGCCCGGAGCCGAGTGGTGCCCATCCATGGTGTCTCCTCAGATACCTTCCTGTCTTTCCTGGAGTACCTCTACACTGACTCCTGCTGTCCTG CCAGTGTGCTGCAGGCCATGGCTGTGCTGGTCTGTGCCGAGATGTACCAGGTGAAACGTCTGCAGCAcctgtgtgaagtgtgtgtgtgcgcttacCTCCAGAGCATGCCCAGTAGAGAGCTGTCGTCGACAGGTATCAGCGTGATTCGACTACTCCGCCGAGCAAAG TGCCACAATGCAGAGCAGCTGTATGTCTGGCTCCTCCACTTCATTGCCAACAACTACCTGATCTTCAGTCACAAACCTGACTTCCTGGAGCTATCAG AGGAGGAGCGCGAGCAGGTGGAGAGGCTACGCTGGCCGTCCAGAGGCTACCTGCAGGAGCTCAGCGAGTACCAGCAGCGGCGACGCAAACTACGCAAGTCCCGCTGCATAGTCATGTGA